From one Paenibacillus terrae HPL-003 genomic stretch:
- a CDS encoding glycoside hydrolase family 48 protein, which translates to MYMDLPSNKWFDMQAWSVERIAELYYYTFVNKKPVTVLP; encoded by the coding sequence ATGTATATGGACCTTCCGTCCAACAAATGGTTCGATATGCAGGCTTGGTCGGTAGAACGTATAGCAGAGCTGTACTATTACACATTTGTCAACAAGAAGCCGGTAACGGTACTACCTTGA
- a CDS encoding helix-turn-helix domain-containing protein — MEHTPTIRSKIETELKQRGYSFSSFSKISGINRGTFSAMLNSNPPKPISVRQMDLITKALGYPDGWLYELYIDECFYEGKGHWKRIKPFLLRCVELKKRDFIQKVLSRLTEDLSYVPTIFELAEELHKAGKEKEAVPFYECVVENERYRYSERLAISQYKRFKACTMSDLEKSLELVLEFIPYRNLLPEHYQLEAIHKITNIYFYLHKWDGVEKYGHELKKLAYVIYMNQQKRNEKRRVATMVACRKTLGILLWLWVPFCLNSFTKERIY, encoded by the coding sequence ATGGAACATACACCTACGATCCGCTCGAAGATAGAGACAGAATTGAAGCAAAGGGGCTATAGCTTTAGCAGTTTTAGTAAAATCTCCGGTATTAACCGCGGCACATTCAGCGCCATGCTGAACAGCAACCCGCCCAAGCCGATCTCCGTTCGGCAGATGGATCTGATTACCAAGGCGTTGGGGTATCCTGACGGTTGGCTATATGAGTTGTACATAGATGAATGCTTTTACGAGGGAAAAGGGCACTGGAAACGGATTAAGCCGTTTCTGTTGCGTTGTGTGGAGTTGAAGAAGCGCGACTTCATTCAGAAGGTTTTATCGAGGCTGACAGAGGATTTGTCCTATGTGCCGACCATATTTGAACTTGCAGAAGAACTGCATAAAGCAGGCAAGGAAAAGGAGGCCGTTCCCTTTTACGAGTGTGTAGTAGAGAACGAAAGATATCGTTATTCGGAACGGTTGGCTATAAGCCAATACAAAAGGTTTAAAGCATGTACAATGTCTGACTTGGAAAAGAGCCTTGAGTTAGTATTGGAATTTATACCTTATCGTAATTTGCTTCCTGAGCATTATCAGTTGGAGGCGATTCATAAAATCACAAATATATATTTTTACTTACACAAATGGGATGGGGTAGAGAAGTACGGCCATGAATTAAAAAAACTGGCTTATGTAATCTATATGAATCAGCAAAAAAGGAATGAGAAAAGAAGAGTAGCTACAATGGTTGCGTGCAGAAAGACACTTGGTATTTTACTATGGTTATGGGTTCCTTTCTGTCTCAACAGCTTTACAAAAGAAAGGATATATTAA
- a CDS encoding OmpA/MotB family protein: protein MRARAKRRQRQGGGDHRDRWMITYADLITLLLIFFVVMYAMSSLDAKKYEVVVQSLQDTFHKGDSILEQGSGITGTADVHTSKNPPTTKQPSSDNKAAGSTKLTEREQAFRKQEEELQNLMGVIEQYISDNKLQDQIFVADQPRGIVITLNDRFLFDQGRAALKQGSANTLSKLASLFRDLKTPISIEGHTDNIPFTRSSNSSTYKDNWELSGARALSVLRFFLDREGLSPTEFQYAGYADTRPVGDNTTEAGRQKNRRVEITVLRQLQQ from the coding sequence ATGAGAGCGCGCGCTAAGCGCCGCCAACGTCAAGGAGGCGGAGACCATCGTGACCGCTGGATGATTACCTATGCCGATCTGATCACGCTGCTGCTCATTTTTTTCGTGGTGATGTACGCTATGAGCAGCCTGGATGCGAAAAAATATGAAGTCGTTGTTCAATCCCTACAGGATACGTTCCATAAAGGCGATTCCATTTTAGAGCAAGGTTCAGGGATTACGGGTACTGCGGATGTTCACACAAGTAAAAATCCGCCCACCACCAAGCAACCGTCATCCGATAATAAAGCTGCTGGATCGACCAAATTGACCGAACGTGAGCAGGCATTTCGCAAGCAGGAAGAAGAACTTCAAAACCTGATGGGCGTCATAGAGCAATATATTTCGGACAATAAGCTGCAAGATCAGATTTTCGTAGCCGATCAGCCGCGTGGTATTGTCATTACGCTGAACGACCGCTTTTTATTCGATCAGGGCAGGGCTGCTCTCAAACAAGGCTCTGCGAACACACTATCCAAGCTGGCGAGTCTATTCCGGGATTTAAAAACGCCAATCAGCATCGAGGGCCATACGGACAATATTCCATTCACACGCTCCTCGAACTCTTCGACCTACAAGGACAACTGGGAGCTTTCCGGGGCACGGGCGCTATCAGTGCTTCGATTCTTTCTCGATAGAGAAGGATTATCTCCTACAGAATTTCAATACGCAGGCTATGCAGATACCCGACCGGTTGGTGATAATACCACAGAGGCCGGACGACAAAAAAACCGCCGTGTCGAAATTACCGTACTACGCCAGCTTCAACAGTAA
- a CDS encoding helix-turn-helix domain-containing protein, with amino-acid sequence MEHTPTIRSKIETELKQRGYSFSSFSKISGINRGTFSAMLNSNPPKPISVRQMDLITQALGYPEGWLYELYIEECFYEGKGHWKRIKPFLLRCVELGRQDFIQKVLSRLTEDLSYVLTIFELAEELHAEGKEKESVPFYECVVENERYYHSERLAISQYRLFSYSLSKDLEKNRQLAIKFAPYRKNLPENHQLDALLKLVNVYFQAYDCETTMQYAKELEVIATNVYQQQIQARLKNREVKPLNTERHLIVYFGQAYLMQGNAREKQGLYEEAMEFIPYYADLTGFEGLDEMGILEARKFEMWAEANRLNLEILMGNMASLPAYVDLLKSNPAEILQGLLTIMESANIYNHTIDEILILFAENINEFRDLRTNISYYHTNYNLVTYSRFFLELSRYYFNKESYSEAIDSMLNSLKASSQLNDKAYYIKSITLLFEKYKGHSTQEQRAEYEKVLKEVEYNIKQMTS; translated from the coding sequence ATGGAACATACACCTACGATCCGCTCAAAGATAGAGACAGAATTGAAGCAAAGGGGCTATAGCTTTAGTAGCTTTAGTAAAATCTCCGGTATTAACCGCGGCACATTCAGTGCCATGCTTAACAGCAACCCACCCAAGCCGATCTCCGTTCGCCAGATGGATCTGATTACTCAGGCGTTGGGGTATCCCGAAGGCTGGCTCTATGAATTGTACATAGAGGAATGTTTTTACGAAGGAAAAGGGCATTGGAAGCGGATTAAGCCGTTTCTGTTGCGTTGTGTGGAGTTGGGAAGACAGGACTTCATCCAAAAGGTATTGTCGAGGCTGACAGAGGATTTGTCCTATGTGCTGACCATATTTGAGCTTGCAGAAGAATTACACGCAGAAGGAAAGGAAAAGGAATCAGTTCCTTTTTACGAGTGTGTGGTAGAGAACGAAAGGTATTACCATTCGGAGCGGCTAGCAATTAGTCAGTATAGGTTATTTTCTTACTCTTTAAGCAAAGATTTAGAGAAAAATCGCCAACTGGCTATAAAATTTGCTCCTTATCGTAAAAATTTGCCTGAAAATCATCAACTGGACGCTCTTTTAAAGCTGGTAAACGTATACTTTCAAGCTTATGACTGTGAGACAACTATGCAATATGCGAAAGAACTTGAGGTAATTGCCACAAATGTTTATCAGCAGCAGATTCAAGCTAGATTAAAAAATCGTGAAGTTAAACCTCTAAATACAGAAAGACATCTAATCGTATATTTTGGTCAAGCTTATTTAATGCAGGGGAATGCCCGCGAAAAGCAAGGACTATATGAAGAAGCAATGGAATTCATACCTTACTATGCAGATTTGACTGGTTTTGAAGGACTGGATGAAATGGGAATTTTAGAGGCGAGGAAATTTGAAATGTGGGCAGAAGCAAACCGCTTAAATTTAGAAATTCTAATGGGAAATATGGCTAGTTTGCCTGCCTATGTCGATCTTCTTAAAAGTAATCCTGCAGAGATACTTCAGGGGCTACTAACCATTATGGAATCGGCCAATATTTACAATCACACAATAGACGAAATTCTGATCCTTTTTGCTGAAAATATTAATGAATTTAGGGACTTGCGCACAAATATTTCTTACTATCATACAAATTATAATCTGGTGACCTATTCCCGTTTTTTTCTTGAGCTTAGTCGCTACTATTTTAATAAAGAGAGCTACTCTGAGGCGATCGACAGTATGTTGAACAGTCTCAAAGCATCCTCACAGTTGAACGATAAGGCTTACTATATCAAGTCCATCACGCTGTTGTTTGAGAAATATAAAGGTCACTCGACACAGGAGCAACGGGCAGAATATGAAAAAGTGCTTAAAGAAGTAGAATATAACATCAAGCAGATGACTTCTTAG
- a CDS encoding glycosyl hydrolase, with protein MKAKNSSNILSKRSKWLPVVMACTIIVGGALPAPTVVHGQTAKTVTIKVDTSKDRKPISPYIYGTNQDLAGDENLAARRLGGNRMTGYNWENNMSNAGSDWQQSSDDYLCNNGGLTKAECEKPGAVTTSFHDQSLKQGAYSLVTLPMAGYVAKDGNGSVQESEQAPSARWNQVVNAKNASFQLQPDLNDNQVYADEFVNFLVKKYGAASTKAGVKGYALDNEPALWSHTHPRIHGEKVGAKELVDRSVSLSKAVKAVDAGAEIFGPVLYGFGAYTDLQTAPDWNSVKGNYSWFVDYYLDQMRLSSQAEGKRLLDVFDVHWYPEAMGGGIRITNEVGNDETKKARMQAPRTLWDPTYKEDSWIAQWNSAFLPLLPRLKQSVDKYYPGTKLALTEYSYGGENDISGGIAMTDVLGILGKNDVYMANYWKLKDGANNYVSAAYKLYRNYDGKNATFGDISVNAQTSDIVNSSVHASVTDASYKELHLIVMNKSMDSAFDAQFDLSGETTYSSGKVWGFDKNSSQIKAVAPITQISGNRFTYTVPPLTAYHIVLTAGNDTSVPPGEGPESFALRAGAGDGKVDLSWDASSGVVSYSVQRATYETGPFAAVASNLIETSYTDTNVTNGTSYYYKVTAKTNAGTSESNVLKAVPRTPVDGPDRYEAEDGTLKGTIVESSGTGFSGTGYVTNFHNAGDSLTMTIQAPTAGLYNLTIGYRSPHDDKRTNFSLNGKASGELVLWKSADFKETSGGKLLLNTGANAIGFETGWGWYDIDYVKLEPAADRPPHAVTKSLTNPNATVEARALMNYLVDQYGKNTISGQEDMPEIDWLQANVGKKPAIAALDLIDYSPSRVEHGLSSTETEKAIEWDKQGGIVTFAWHWNAPKGLIDTQGKEWWRGFYTDSTTFDIEYAMNHPESEDYKLLIRDIDVIAGQLKKLQDAKVPVLFRPLHEAEGKWFWWGAKGPEPVKKLYILMHDRLTNVHKLNNLIWVWNSVAPDWYPGDEYVDILSFDSYPQAGDYSPQIAKYEDLVTLGKDKKLVAMSENGPIPDPDLLKAYQAHWSWFATWYGDFLRDGKQNSLEHLKKVYNHPNVITLDKLPTNLKTYGITEQPSVPGSFTLNAAGETAKVKLSWTASANVASYEVKRSTAENGTFATVASDVYGSSYTDMAVTADTMYYYQVVAKNDAGQTISNTASAAPKADTQQPTTGLVLQYRTADTNVNDNHLNPHFQILNKGTTSVPINELKIRYYYTIDGDRAQTFNCDYAVLSCSKLNGKLVKMDKAVTGADYYLEVSFNSDAGVLAPGGSTGGIQTRIHKTDWSNYNESDDYSYKGTQTSFADHAKATLYHNGVLVWGTEPKAN; from the coding sequence ATGAAGGCGAAAAATAGTAGTAATATTTTGTCCAAACGTTCCAAATGGCTGCCTGTCGTCATGGCATGCACGATTATAGTAGGGGGGGCTCTACCGGCTCCAACTGTAGTTCACGGTCAAACGGCAAAGACCGTTACCATTAAAGTCGATACATCCAAGGATCGTAAGCCTATTAGTCCTTATATATACGGTACGAATCAGGATTTGGCAGGCGATGAAAATCTGGCTGCCAGACGACTTGGTGGCAATCGAATGACCGGATACAACTGGGAAAATAATATGTCCAATGCGGGAAGCGATTGGCAGCAATCCAGCGATGACTATTTATGCAATAATGGTGGCCTGACAAAAGCCGAATGTGAAAAGCCGGGAGCGGTGACGACTTCGTTCCATGATCAATCGCTGAAGCAGGGCGCTTATTCTTTAGTCACGCTGCCGATGGCCGGTTATGTGGCCAAGGATGGAAACGGAAGTGTGCAGGAAAGCGAACAGGCTCCTTCCGCTCGTTGGAATCAGGTCGTAAATGCCAAAAATGCGTCGTTCCAACTACAGCCTGATCTGAATGACAATCAGGTATATGCGGATGAATTCGTAAATTTTTTAGTGAAAAAGTACGGCGCTGCTTCAACAAAGGCGGGTGTGAAAGGATATGCGCTCGACAATGAACCCGCTCTCTGGTCGCATACGCATCCGCGCATTCATGGTGAAAAGGTCGGAGCGAAAGAGTTGGTAGACCGGTCGGTAAGTTTATCCAAAGCTGTTAAAGCGGTTGACGCGGGTGCAGAAATTTTTGGGCCGGTTCTTTACGGTTTTGGCGCCTATACAGATCTTCAAACTGCACCTGATTGGAACTCTGTAAAAGGCAACTACAGCTGGTTCGTGGACTATTACCTGGATCAAATGCGTCTCAGCTCGCAAGCCGAAGGCAAGAGATTGCTGGATGTTTTCGATGTGCACTGGTATCCCGAAGCGATGGGCGGAGGCATACGAATTACAAATGAGGTAGGCAATGACGAAACGAAGAAAGCCAGAATGCAGGCGCCTCGTACTTTGTGGGACCCGACCTACAAGGAAGATAGCTGGATCGCTCAATGGAACAGCGCATTCTTGCCTTTACTGCCTCGATTGAAGCAGTCGGTGGACAAGTATTACCCGGGAACCAAGCTGGCTTTGACCGAGTATAGCTACGGCGGCGAAAATGATATTTCCGGCGGTATCGCTATGACCGATGTGCTGGGCATCTTGGGCAAAAACGACGTTTATATGGCGAATTACTGGAAGTTAAAGGATGGTGCCAACAACTACGTTAGCGCCGCTTACAAGCTTTACCGCAATTATGACGGAAAAAACGCTACTTTCGGCGATATCAGTGTTAATGCGCAAACGTCTGATATTGTTAATAGCTCGGTGCATGCTTCCGTAACGGATGCATCCTACAAAGAACTGCACCTCATTGTCATGAATAAAAGCATGGACAGCGCATTCGACGCCCAATTCGATCTTTCCGGCGAGACGACTTACAGTTCCGGTAAAGTATGGGGCTTCGATAAAAATAGCTCGCAAATTAAGGCAGTAGCGCCAATCACGCAAATTTCAGGCAACCGCTTTACCTATACAGTACCGCCTTTGACGGCTTATCACATCGTGTTGACTGCTGGCAATGATACGTCTGTGCCACCTGGGGAAGGTCCTGAAAGCTTTGCGCTGAGAGCTGGGGCTGGCGATGGGAAAGTCGATTTGTCCTGGGACGCTTCCAGCGGAGTTGTAAGTTACAGTGTACAGCGTGCAACGTATGAAACCGGTCCTTTTGCTGCTGTAGCATCCAACTTGATCGAAACGTCTTATACGGATACGAACGTAACGAACGGCACTTCTTACTATTATAAAGTAACCGCAAAAACAAATGCGGGAACGAGCGAATCCAATGTCTTGAAAGCGGTTCCGCGGACGCCTGTAGACGGCCCGGATCGCTATGAAGCCGAAGATGGCACGCTGAAGGGAACCATTGTGGAATCCAGCGGGACTGGCTTCTCGGGTACTGGTTACGTAACTAATTTCCACAATGCAGGGGATTCCCTGACGATGACGATTCAGGCTCCAACGGCAGGCTTGTACAATCTTACAATCGGCTACCGTTCTCCTCATGATGACAAACGCACGAATTTCTCTTTAAACGGCAAAGCGTCTGGCGAGCTGGTACTTTGGAAATCGGCTGATTTTAAAGAAACTTCCGGAGGCAAGCTTCTGTTGAATACAGGGGCAAATGCGATCGGTTTTGAAACAGGCTGGGGCTGGTATGATATCGACTACGTCAAACTGGAGCCTGCTGCTGATCGTCCACCGCATGCCGTAACCAAATCGCTCACCAATCCGAATGCGACAGTAGAAGCAAGAGCATTGATGAACTATCTGGTTGATCAATACGGCAAGAATACGATCTCCGGTCAAGAGGATATGCCCGAAATTGATTGGCTTCAAGCAAATGTAGGTAAGAAGCCGGCTATTGCAGCGCTTGACCTGATTGACTATTCGCCAAGCAGAGTGGAACACGGTCTTAGTTCCACAGAGACGGAAAAGGCGATTGAATGGGATAAGCAAGGGGGCATTGTTACCTTTGCTTGGCACTGGAATGCGCCGAAAGGTCTTATCGATACGCAGGGTAAAGAATGGTGGAGAGGCTTCTATACCGATTCGACTACATTCGATATAGAATATGCGATGAATCATCCAGAGTCCGAAGATTATAAATTGCTTATTCGCGACATCGATGTGATTGCAGGGCAATTGAAGAAGTTGCAGGATGCGAAAGTGCCTGTCCTGTTCCGTCCATTGCACGAAGCGGAAGGCAAATGGTTCTGGTGGGGCGCCAAAGGTCCTGAGCCTGTTAAAAAATTGTATATTTTAATGCACGATCGTTTGACGAATGTGCACAAATTGAACAATCTGATCTGGGTCTGGAATTCTGTTGCTCCCGACTGGTATCCAGGGGATGAGTATGTGGATATTTTGAGCTTTGACTCTTATCCGCAAGCAGGCGATTACAGTCCGCAAATTGCAAAATACGAAGACCTTGTTACATTGGGCAAGGACAAAAAGTTAGTTGCCATGAGCGAAAACGGACCTATCCCGGATCCTGATCTGCTGAAGGCGTATCAAGCCCATTGGAGCTGGTTCGCTACATGGTATGGGGATTTCCTGAGAGACGGCAAACAAAACAGTCTTGAGCATCTGAAAAAAGTGTATAATCATCCGAACGTCATTACGCTTGATAAGCTCCCGACTAACTTAAAAACGTATGGCATTACCGAGCAACCATCAGTACCGGGCAGCTTCACGCTGAACGCAGCGGGCGAAACGGCGAAAGTAAAGCTGAGCTGGACAGCATCGGCGAATGTGGCAAGCTATGAAGTGAAGCGTTCGACGGCTGAAAACGGTACGTTCGCGACAGTAGCGAGCGATGTATACGGAAGCAGCTACACCGACATGGCCGTAACGGCAGACACGATGTACTATTACCAAGTCGTAGCGAAGAACGATGCAGGTCAAACGATTTCGAACACGGCTAGCGCAGCACCGAAAGCGGATACTCAGCAGCCAACAACGGGACTGGTGCTCCAGTATCGCACAGCGGATACAAATGTGAACGACAATCACTTGAACCCGCATTTCCAAATTTTAAACAAAGGTACAACCTCCGTACCGATCAACGAGTTGAAAATTCGCTACTACTACACGATCGACGGCGACCGCGCGCAGACATTCAACTGCGACTATGCGGTGCTGAGCTGCTCAAAGCTGAATGGTAAGCTGGTTAAAATGGATAAAGCTGTAACCGGTGCTGATTATTATTTGGAAGTCAGCTTCAACTCGGATGCAGGCGTGTTAGCACCTGGAGGAAGCACGGGCGGAATTCAAACCCGTATTCATAAAACAGACTGGTCGAACTATAACGAAAGTGACGATTACTCGTACAAAGGCACGCAAACTTCATTTGCCGATCATGCGAAAGCTACGTTGTATCATAATGGAGTACTTGTTTGGGGAACCGAACCGAAAGCTAATTAA
- a CDS encoding flagellar motor protein — MDITIVLGIIAGIIALIGGFLWEGGQFTGLLQGTSALIVFGGTFAAVVISYPASKLKTIPAALRMAFSREDNLSEQYIEDLVSMAATSRRSGVLALERISSEHPNAFLREGLQLVIDGTEQEQIKQILELELDTIEHKYEGYAKIFESAGGYAPTMGIIGTVMGLIHVLGSLTEPTALGPSIAVAFIATLYGVASANLIFLPIASKIRACSESEMVTMDLLLQGILAIQNGENPKLVRKKLEFFIRSEQNLDYKPPRRSRMDDAAPKEDFHESAR; from the coding sequence TTGGATATCACCATCGTGTTGGGCATCATCGCCGGAATCATAGCATTAATCGGTGGCTTCTTATGGGAGGGCGGACAATTTACAGGGCTGCTTCAAGGTACATCGGCTCTGATTGTATTTGGCGGAACGTTCGCCGCAGTTGTTATCAGCTATCCCGCCTCCAAGCTGAAAACCATACCAGCTGCCCTTCGGATGGCGTTTAGCCGTGAGGACAACCTCTCCGAGCAATATATTGAAGATTTGGTTTCCATGGCGGCCACCTCCCGCCGATCCGGGGTGCTTGCACTGGAGCGTATTTCGTCAGAGCACCCCAATGCATTTCTGCGCGAAGGTCTTCAACTGGTTATTGACGGTACCGAGCAGGAACAGATTAAACAAATTCTGGAACTTGAGTTAGATACCATTGAGCATAAGTACGAAGGATATGCCAAAATATTTGAATCCGCAGGCGGCTATGCCCCTACGATGGGGATCATCGGTACTGTGATGGGCCTGATCCATGTACTCGGCAGCCTGACCGAACCGACAGCGCTTGGACCGTCTATTGCTGTCGCTTTTATCGCTACACTATACGGCGTTGCCAGCGCCAATCTGATTTTCCTGCCCATCGCATCCAAAATCAGAGCATGCAGCGAAAGTGAAATGGTCACGATGGATTTACTGTTGCAAGGTATTCTGGCCATCCAAAATGGAGAAAATCCGAAGCTGGTACGCAAAAAGCTGGAGTTCTTCATCCGCTCAGAGCAAAATCTGGATTATAAGCCGCCTCGTCGCTCACGCATGGATGACGCTGCTCCAAAGGAGGACTTCCATGAGAGCGCGCGCTAA
- a CDS encoding aspartyl-phosphate phosphatase Spo0E family protein: MKLQELEDCIEEKRKELNDLAKEVGLKDRRVLTKSMELDRLLNLYSDWKYSCCKQSIPNNSPVEEKQHEFALSY; encoded by the coding sequence GTGAAATTGCAAGAATTGGAGGACTGCATCGAAGAAAAGCGTAAGGAATTAAATGATTTGGCGAAAGAGGTGGGATTAAAGGATCGACGGGTGTTGACCAAGTCTATGGAGTTGGATCGGCTCCTTAATTTGTACAGCGATTGGAAATATAGCTGCTGTAAGCAGAGCATACCCAATAATTCACCAGTGGAAGAAAAGCAACACGAATTTGCCTTATCTTATTGA
- the uvrB gene encoding excinuclease ABC subunit UvrB, with product MSDIVVSDKTFEIQSEFQPQGDQPHAILELVEGITKGKKHQTLLGATGTGKTFTIAQTIAKLNRPTLVIAHNKTLAAQLASEFKEFFPNNSVDYFVSYYDYYQPEAYIPSSDTYIEKDSSVNEEIDKLRHSATSSLFERRDVIIVASVSCIYGLGSPKEYSSLLLSLRVGMEKPRNQILSRLVDIQYQRNDINFVRGTFRVRGDVVEIFPASQGEHAIRVELFGDEIERITEIDVLTGELIGERDHVAIFPASHFVTHEDTMRVALVNIERELQERLAVLKEQGKLLEAQRLEQRTRYDIEMMKEVGFCSGIENYSGPLTFRERGATPYTLMDYFPDDMLIVIDESHVTLPQIRAMYNGDQARKNVLVEHGFRLPSALDNRPLKFEEFEDKVSQIVYVSATPGPYEMEKCETTVQQIIRPTGLLDPIIEVRPSKGQIDDLISEIRLRMEREERVLVTTLTKKMSEDLTDYLKEVGIKVRYMHSEIKTLERMAILRDLRLGTFDVLIGINLLREGLDLPEVSLVTILDADKEGFLRSERSLIQTIGRAARNSDGRVIMYGDKITDSMDKAIKETERRRAIQIQYNEDHGITPQTIRKKIRDVIEATKVAEARNDYLPGETGKLSKKERQSLIQRLEAEMKDAAKNLQFERAAELRDALLELRAD from the coding sequence ATGAGTGATATCGTTGTTAGCGACAAGACTTTTGAAATTCAGTCGGAATTCCAGCCTCAAGGCGATCAGCCTCATGCCATTCTTGAACTGGTAGAGGGGATTACCAAAGGAAAAAAGCATCAAACGCTGTTGGGTGCTACGGGTACGGGCAAGACATTTACCATCGCGCAGACGATTGCCAAATTGAATCGGCCTACTCTGGTTATTGCACATAACAAGACTTTGGCTGCCCAACTGGCGAGTGAGTTTAAGGAGTTTTTCCCCAATAATTCTGTCGATTATTTTGTCAGTTACTATGATTACTACCAACCGGAAGCGTACATTCCGTCTTCCGATACGTATATTGAGAAGGATTCCAGCGTTAATGAGGAAATTGATAAGCTTCGTCACTCCGCCACAAGCTCTCTGTTCGAGCGTCGTGACGTTATTATTGTAGCGAGTGTCTCCTGCATTTACGGTTTGGGTTCCCCGAAAGAATATTCAAGCCTGCTGCTTTCGCTTAGAGTCGGCATGGAGAAACCCCGCAACCAGATTTTGTCCCGCTTGGTCGATATTCAATATCAGCGGAACGATATCAACTTCGTGCGGGGTACTTTCCGTGTGCGGGGAGATGTTGTTGAAATATTCCCGGCTTCCCAAGGCGAGCATGCTATACGGGTAGAACTGTTCGGGGATGAGATTGAACGGATCACCGAGATTGATGTACTTACGGGTGAATTGATCGGCGAACGCGATCATGTAGCCATTTTCCCGGCGTCTCACTTTGTTACTCATGAGGACACGATGAGGGTAGCACTGGTCAACATTGAACGCGAGCTTCAAGAGCGATTAGCGGTGTTGAAGGAACAAGGAAAACTGCTGGAGGCACAACGTTTGGAACAACGTACTCGCTATGATATCGAGATGATGAAAGAAGTCGGTTTTTGTTCCGGAATCGAGAACTACTCGGGTCCGCTGACATTCCGCGAGCGTGGAGCAACACCGTATACGCTGATGGATTATTTTCCGGATGATATGTTAATTGTTATTGATGAGTCTCATGTTACGTTGCCGCAAATTCGGGCGATGTATAATGGTGACCAAGCCCGTAAGAATGTGCTGGTGGAGCATGGTTTCCGTCTGCCATCCGCGCTGGATAACCGCCCGCTGAAGTTTGAGGAGTTCGAAGACAAGGTGAGTCAGATCGTTTATGTATCGGCTACTCCGGGTCCCTATGAGATGGAGAAATGCGAAACGACGGTGCAGCAGATTATCCGACCTACGGGGCTTCTTGATCCGATTATCGAGGTGCGGCCGAGCAAAGGACAGATTGACGACCTCATTAGTGAAATACGGCTTCGGATGGAGCGTGAGGAACGGGTACTGGTCACCACCCTTACCAAGAAGATGTCTGAAGATCTGACCGACTATTTAAAAGAAGTGGGTATTAAGGTCCGATATATGCACTCCGAGATTAAGACACTGGAGCGGATGGCGATTTTACGGGATCTCCGTTTGGGTACCTTTGATGTGCTGATTGGGATCAACCTGTTGCGAGAAGGTCTGGATTTGCCAGAAGTATCGCTGGTGACAATTTTGGATGCGGACAAGGAAGGTTTCTTGCGTTCCGAACGTTCGCTCATCCAAACCATTGGACGGGCAGCACGGAATAGCGATGGCCGTGTTATTATGTACGGTGACAAGATTACGGATTCCATGGATAAAGCGATAAAAGAAACCGAACGCCGCCGTGCAATTCAAATTCAGTACAATGAAGACCATGGCATTACCCCGCAAACGATTCGTAAAAAGATTCGTGATGTCATTGAAGCGACCAAGGTGGCAGAGGCACGTAATGATTACCTTCCTGGTGAGACGGGTAAACTTTCCAAGAAGGAGCGTCAGTCGCTGATTCAGCGTTTGGAAGCGGAGATGAAGGATGCCGCCAAGAATCTTCAATTCGAGCGGGCTGCCGAGTTGCGTGATGCTTTGTTGGAGCTGCGGGCTGATTAA
- a CDS encoding helix-turn-helix domain-containing protein, with the protein METTKLIGVKIRQFRKLRDITQEQLAEASDSTGSYIGKLERGEVNVQIKTLEKIAEALETNVFAFFDFNPYEELKSQPWIWECVHLLSQQNEADQNKAYRILKELFTSSESGLTASNPDKSSE; encoded by the coding sequence ATGGAAACAACAAAACTCATAGGAGTAAAAATCCGCCAATTTCGAAAATTGCGTGATATTACACAAGAACAGCTTGCAGAAGCATCTGATTCAACAGGTTCCTATATCGGCAAGTTGGAGCGTGGTGAGGTCAATGTACAGATTAAAACCTTGGAGAAAATAGCAGAAGCACTGGAAACAAACGTATTTGCATTTTTTGACTTCAATCCATATGAAGAACTCAAAAGTCAGCCCTGGATATGGGAATGTGTTCATTTACTCTCCCAGCAGAATGAAGCCGATCAAAATAAGGCATATCGGATATTGAAGGAACTGTTCACCTCTTCAGAAAGCGGGCTTACAGCAAGTAACCCCGATAAGTCCAGCGAATAA